One window of Polyangiaceae bacterium genomic DNA carries:
- a CDS encoding LysR family transcriptional regulator, which yields MSIQWDDLRYLEAVQRLGSVSAAARELGLGQSTLYRRITALEQAIGQPCLIRGTSGATLSDAGVALAQVGRRTAKSLSQVLSSLRDQGGDLEGVVSVTTVEALLPFIQGPLAELCEKNPTLSVSLHLGDSGPSVRDHEVDVALAIIPRPPAGCWGKRVARLGYGVFATKAAAARPERRWVLRPRGENTPEAAWERANAGEAAMYAQFNTLVSLCAEGVGLALMPKLLAARHASLVELSEYANSVRKLERILWVLTHPDRRKTPRIRAVMSALERPWSTAAD from the coding sequence ATGAGTATTCAGTGGGACGACCTACGCTATCTAGAGGCTGTTCAACGCCTCGGCAGTGTGAGCGCCGCCGCGCGGGAGCTGGGCCTCGGTCAGTCGACGCTGTACCGGCGCATCACGGCGCTCGAGCAAGCGATCGGCCAACCGTGTCTGATTCGGGGAACGTCCGGGGCGACGCTCTCCGACGCCGGCGTGGCCCTTGCACAGGTAGGACGTCGCACCGCCAAGTCCCTCTCCCAAGTGCTGTCTTCGCTGCGCGATCAGGGCGGTGATCTGGAGGGCGTGGTCAGCGTCACCACCGTTGAAGCCTTGCTGCCCTTCATCCAAGGCCCACTCGCAGAGCTCTGCGAAAAAAATCCGACGCTCAGCGTCTCGCTCCACCTTGGAGATTCGGGGCCAAGCGTGCGCGACCACGAAGTCGACGTGGCGCTGGCGATCATTCCACGGCCGCCCGCTGGCTGTTGGGGCAAGCGAGTCGCTCGGCTTGGGTACGGGGTGTTCGCGACGAAAGCCGCTGCAGCCCGTCCGGAGCGGCGCTGGGTGCTGCGCCCTCGCGGCGAGAACACACCCGAGGCCGCCTGGGAGCGGGCGAACGCTGGAGAAGCGGCGATGTACGCCCAATTCAACACCCTTGTGAGCTTGTGCGCCGAAGGTGTCGGGCTTGCGTTGATGCCCAAGCTGCTTGCTGCCCGCCACGCGAGTCTGGTGGAGCTCAGCGAATACGCGAACTCGGTCAGGAAACTCGAGCGCATTCTCTGGGTGCTGACCCACCCGGATCGCCGCAAGACCCCACGCATCCGCGCGGTAATGAGCGCGCTAGAGCGTCCGTGGTCCACAGCGGCGGACTAG
- a CDS encoding beta-lactamase family protein, whose protein sequence is MGRAASQNAALASAPPGPLVVHGYSAPGFIQVRDALWRQLKRTGGGAAVSVFYQGECVVDIWGGVRDETGRPWERDTLSVSFSTTKGVASTALHLLVDRGLVDYDAPVARYWPEFAQAGKAAITVRQLMSHQAGLYGLSELAERAEDLLDWELMVARLAAAAPAHRPGSHSAYHALTYGFLVGEIVHRVSGRPLSEFIRTELAEPLGLDGLYIGAPEEALSRAARLMRLPGGERAAVSQRLPAEVRRRQRAEKAKRRERVAWLLERGLRAAGVPADLTQARRAFITPGIGRLDFSDPQVLRASIPAANGLFTARSLAKLYAALAGGGQLGDVRLLSEATLRRATEVQTSGSDRVVLFPMRWRLGYHFVGTSLGVPKHAFGHFGFGGSGAWADPTRNLSFAMVLNSGVGTPFGDLRTVWLSGQALRGADRVYRDQRRR, encoded by the coding sequence TTGGGGCGCGCGGCGAGCCAGAACGCCGCCCTCGCCAGCGCTCCGCCGGGCCCGCTGGTGGTTCACGGCTACTCGGCGCCTGGGTTCATCCAGGTGCGCGACGCGCTGTGGCGCCAGCTGAAGCGAACGGGCGGCGGCGCGGCGGTGAGCGTCTTTTATCAGGGCGAGTGTGTCGTCGACATCTGGGGCGGCGTGCGGGATGAAACCGGCAGGCCCTGGGAGCGAGACACCCTGAGCGTGTCGTTCTCGACCACCAAAGGCGTAGCCTCCACTGCTCTCCACCTGCTCGTGGATCGCGGCTTGGTGGACTACGACGCGCCGGTTGCGCGCTACTGGCCCGAGTTTGCTCAGGCTGGCAAGGCGGCTATTACCGTGCGGCAACTGATGAGTCATCAGGCTGGGCTCTACGGGTTGAGCGAGCTAGCGGAGCGCGCGGAAGATTTGCTGGATTGGGAGCTGATGGTCGCGAGGCTCGCCGCTGCGGCGCCGGCGCACCGCCCAGGGTCTCACAGCGCCTATCACGCGCTGACGTACGGCTTCCTGGTGGGTGAAATCGTGCACAGGGTTTCGGGGCGTCCGCTCTCGGAGTTTATTCGCACCGAGCTTGCGGAGCCTCTCGGGCTCGACGGCTTGTACATTGGCGCGCCCGAGGAGGCGCTGTCGCGCGCCGCGCGGCTCATGCGCTTGCCTGGAGGCGAACGCGCAGCGGTGAGTCAGCGCTTGCCTGCGGAGGTGCGCCGTCGCCAGCGCGCGGAGAAGGCCAAGCGCCGTGAGCGCGTTGCTTGGCTGCTGGAGCGTGGCCTGCGCGCCGCTGGCGTGCCTGCGGACCTGACTCAGGCGCGCCGCGCGTTCATTACCCCGGGGATCGGTCGCCTCGACTTCAGTGATCCTCAGGTGTTGCGCGCGAGCATTCCAGCGGCCAACGGGCTGTTCACAGCTCGGTCGCTGGCGAAGCTGTATGCAGCGCTCGCCGGGGGTGGTCAGCTGGGTGACGTACGCCTGCTCTCCGAAGCGACTCTGCGCCGCGCCACCGAGGTGCAGACGTCAGGTTCGGATCGCGTCGTGCTCTTCCCGATGCGCTGGCGCCTTGGGTACCACTTCGTCGGCACCTCGCTCGGCGTGCCGAAGCACGCCTTTGGCCACTTCGGGTTCGGCGGTTCGGGCGCGTGGGCCGACCCAACGCGTAACCTGAGCTTCGCGATGGTGCTGAATAGCGGCGTCGGCACGCCGTTTGGCGATCTGCGCACCGTCTGGCTGAGCGGACAGGCGTTGCGCGGTGCCGATCGCGTGTATCGTGATCAGCGCCGCCGCTGA
- a CDS encoding YkgJ family cysteine cluster protein yields the protein MRESDSQALGAEELDCLACSACCRMAGPGHILVPPEDLVRWRNTGRQDLIDSLVEGHFSQQAFPSRADGACVYLGTVESPHACSIYAERGTTCRTFEKGSKQCHSYRREAGLEPPRS from the coding sequence GTGAGGGAGTCTGACTCTCAAGCGCTCGGCGCTGAAGAGCTCGACTGCCTGGCGTGCTCGGCCTGCTGCCGCATGGCGGGTCCCGGGCACATCCTGGTGCCGCCTGAAGACCTGGTGCGCTGGCGCAACACAGGCCGGCAGGATTTGATCGACAGCCTGGTCGAAGGTCACTTCAGCCAGCAAGCGTTTCCGTCCAGAGCGGACGGCGCGTGTGTGTACCTGGGAACTGTGGAGAGCCCCCACGCCTGCTCGATTTACGCAGAGCGCGGCACGACCTGTCGCACCTTCGAAAAGGGCAGCAAGCAGTGCCACAGCTATCGGCGTGAGGCAGGCCTCGAGCCGCCGCGAAGCTGA